One part of the Salinivirga cyanobacteriivorans genome encodes these proteins:
- a CDS encoding TonB-dependent receptor, translated as MRLFIIITILLLLCPTENRADNTNERKPVLSGYITDAATGEDLIGATVYVQEIGQGTITNVYGFYSISLTPGTYNVRYSFIGYRAKTFIITISDKDLSRNIELEPTAEELEEVVVTGEKSNANITKTEMSVEQLGSEDIRKIPALMGEVDIIKAIQLLPGVQTPAEGSSGFSVRGGNLDQNLILLDEANVYNASHLMGFFSVFNNDAIKDVKLYKGDIPAKYGGRLSSVLDIHMREGNNKQFSGVGGIGLISSRATIESPLWEDRISVIASGRRTYVDLFLPLSRNEDIRNNTLFFYDLNTKINYKISDNDRVFLSGYFGRDVFGSEFARMGYGNGTGTIRWNHLFSKKLFSNLSVVYSNYYYSLGTPENEANSFLWEAGLNDLTAKYDFTYFATPRLKVSYGIQSTLHVFNPGYARGTSDSVSSLGSVRVPINRSIENGIYVGFEYKVNALLAFKGGLRNSSFGNYGNKPTYTYENSERVDTTEHSGGIYQTYFNWEPRLSMNLTLNEYSSIKASYARTTQYIQMARNGNAGTPLDIWFSASPNVKPQIGDQVALGFFRNFFDNKLKASAEVYYKWMENTIDFKDDAVLLLNEDLEGELRFGRSWAYGTELMVKFQFERFNGWASYTYSHAERKINGVNEGEPFLAPYDKPHDVSIVLNYEIMKRLSVGATWVYSSGLPATFPRGMAEVYGNYVPIYSDRNEDRYPDYHRMDLSLTWENKPMMAGDRKVESNWNLSVYNLYDRHNAWAINFEQDKQNPHKIYAEKTYLFGILPTVSFNIKF; from the coding sequence ATGAGATTATTTATAATTATCACCATACTTCTATTGTTGTGTCCAACTGAAAACAGGGCCGACAATACCAATGAACGTAAACCGGTACTCAGCGGATATATTACCGACGCTGCCACAGGCGAAGACCTTATAGGTGCGACGGTTTACGTGCAGGAAATCGGTCAGGGTACCATTACCAATGTCTACGGTTTTTATTCCATTAGCCTTACCCCGGGGACCTACAATGTGAGATACAGCTTTATTGGCTATCGAGCGAAAACATTCATCATTACCATATCTGATAAAGATTTATCACGCAATATTGAACTTGAACCCACTGCGGAGGAGCTGGAGGAGGTAGTTGTAACAGGCGAAAAATCCAATGCCAATATCACCAAAACAGAAATGAGTGTGGAACAACTTGGTAGCGAAGATATCAGAAAAATCCCGGCACTGATGGGTGAAGTCGATATCATTAAAGCCATACAGCTACTGCCCGGCGTACAAACACCGGCAGAAGGTTCAAGCGGCTTCAGTGTACGCGGAGGAAATCTGGATCAGAACCTTATTCTTTTAGATGAAGCGAATGTTTACAATGCTTCGCACCTGATGGGCTTTTTCTCGGTATTCAACAACGACGCTATTAAAGATGTAAAGCTTTACAAAGGAGATATCCCTGCAAAATACGGTGGCAGGCTCTCTTCTGTGCTCGACATACACATGCGCGAAGGAAACAATAAGCAATTCAGTGGTGTGGGCGGAATCGGTCTCATTTCATCACGAGCTACAATCGAGAGCCCGCTATGGGAAGATCGGATTTCTGTTATAGCTTCGGGCCGCAGAACCTATGTGGACTTGTTTTTACCACTCTCCCGCAATGAAGATATCAGAAACAACACCTTGTTTTTTTATGATCTTAATACGAAAATCAACTATAAAATAAGCGACAACGATCGTGTATTTCTCTCAGGGTATTTTGGTCGCGATGTATTCGGCTCGGAGTTTGCCCGCATGGGCTATGGAAATGGTACCGGAACAATTCGATGGAACCATCTGTTCTCGAAAAAATTGTTCTCCAACCTCTCAGTAGTTTACAGCAATTATTATTATTCACTTGGAACACCCGAAAATGAAGCCAATTCATTTCTATGGGAAGCCGGGCTCAATGATTTAACTGCAAAATACGATTTTACCTATTTCGCCACGCCCAGGCTCAAGGTTAGCTACGGTATTCAAAGCACATTACATGTATTTAACCCGGGGTATGCCAGAGGAACCAGCGATAGTGTGTCCTCTTTAGGGTCGGTGCGCGTGCCCATTAACCGCTCCATTGAAAATGGTATTTATGTGGGATTCGAATATAAAGTAAATGCGTTGCTCGCTTTCAAAGGTGGTTTGCGCAACTCGTCGTTTGGTAATTATGGAAATAAACCAACCTACACCTACGAAAACAGTGAACGTGTAGATACCACCGAACACAGCGGAGGTATTTACCAAACCTATTTTAACTGGGAACCAAGGTTGAGCATGAACCTCACCTTGAATGAATATTCATCCATAAAGGCCAGTTATGCCAGAACAACACAATACATTCAGATGGCCCGGAACGGCAATGCCGGCACACCGCTAGACATTTGGTTTTCGGCATCGCCCAATGTAAAACCACAAATAGGCGATCAGGTTGCACTTGGCTTTTTCAGAAACTTTTTTGACAATAAACTTAAAGCTTCAGCCGAGGTTTACTACAAATGGATGGAAAACACCATAGATTTTAAAGATGATGCGGTACTACTTTTAAATGAAGACCTGGAGGGCGAATTGCGTTTTGGCCGTTCATGGGCCTATGGTACAGAATTGATGGTGAAATTTCAGTTTGAGCGGTTCAATGGCTGGGCAAGCTACACCTATTCTCATGCAGAACGGAAAATCAATGGTGTAAATGAAGGAGAACCATTTCTTGCTCCATATGACAAGCCGCACGATGTATCAATTGTGCTTAATTACGAAATCATGAAACGACTATCTGTTGGAGCCACCTGGGTATATTCATCAGGTTTGCCGGCTACATTCCCACGCGGAATGGCAGAAGTTTACGGAAATTATGTGCCGATTTATTCTGACCGAAATGAAGACCGCTACCCCGATTATCATCGTATGGACCTCTCACTTACATGGGAGAACAAACCGATGATGGCTGGCGACAGAAAAGTAGAGAGCAATTGGAACCTTTCAGTTTACAACCTTTATGACCGGCACAATGCATGGGCCATAAATTTTGAACAGGACAAGCAAAATCCGCATAAAATATATGCTGAAAAGACCTATCTGTTTGGTATTTTACCTACTGTTTCATTCAACATTAAATTTTAA
- a CDS encoding virulence RhuM family protein yields MSNSEIIIYQTDDGQTKIDVRLQDETVWLSQAQMSKLFQKDRSVIGKHIKNIFDEGEQNENEVCANFAHTTQHGAIKGKTQNQNVRLYNLDVIISVGYRVKSHQGTKFRQWATARLKEYIVKGFTMNDDLLKKAGGGNYFDELLARIRDIRSSEKVFWRKVLDIYATSIDYDPSLEMSVKFFQTVQNKMHWASHGHTAAEIIYQRVDSGRKNLGMSNFKGQQPTKQEVGIAKNYLSEEELNVLNRIVTGYLELAEIQALNQEPMYMKDWIEQLDSFLKMARKDILTNAGSISHQEALREAHEEYEKFKAIHKNEISEVEKHFLHQIEHTQKKLKKRNKKE; encoded by the coding sequence ATGAGCAACTCAGAAATCATCATTTACCAAACCGACGACGGGCAAACAAAAATTGATGTTCGCCTGCAAGATGAAACAGTATGGCTATCGCAGGCTCAAATGAGCAAGCTTTTTCAAAAAGACCGCTCGGTAATTGGCAAGCATATCAAAAATATTTTCGACGAAGGGGAGCAAAACGAAAATGAGGTATGTGCAAATTTTGCACATACCACTCAACATGGTGCCATAAAAGGGAAGACGCAAAATCAAAATGTGAGATTATACAATCTTGATGTCATTATTTCGGTAGGTTACCGGGTAAAAAGCCACCAGGGAACGAAATTTCGCCAGTGGGCTACAGCGCGGTTAAAAGAGTACATTGTGAAAGGGTTTACCATGAACGATGATTTGCTCAAAAAAGCCGGAGGCGGTAATTATTTCGATGAGTTACTGGCCCGTATCAGGGACATTCGTTCTTCAGAGAAAGTATTTTGGCGAAAAGTCCTCGACATTTACGCCACAAGTATCGACTATGATCCATCATTAGAAATGTCGGTAAAATTTTTTCAAACGGTTCAGAATAAGATGCATTGGGCATCTCATGGACATACCGCTGCCGAAATCATATATCAACGGGTCGATTCCGGTAGAAAAAACCTTGGCATGAGTAATTTTAAAGGTCAGCAGCCGACAAAACAGGAGGTCGGGATAGCTAAAAATTATCTTTCAGAAGAAGAATTGAATGTTTTAAACCGAATTGTGACAGGTTATCTTGAGCTGGCAGAAATTCAGGCACTCAACCAGGAACCCATGTACATGAAAGATTGGATTGAGCAACTCGATTCCTTTTTAAAAATGGCAAGAAAAGATATTCTCACAAATGCCGGAAGCATAAGCCATCAGGAAGCGCTTAGAGAGGCACATGAGGAATATGAAAAATTCAAGGCAATCCATAAAAATGAAATTTCGGAAGTAGAGAAGCATTTTTTACATCAAATTGAACACACACAAAAGAAATTAAAGAAAAGAAACAAAAAGGAATAG
- a CDS encoding DUF4249 domain-containing protein: MKQIIFLIIISTLFIFSCTERIELDSELGEDFPPHAVVEGMISTDTMAHVIKLSWSKPLYNDQEPEKITGANVKITGNNQEIILTEEAPGEYYTPENFYAVEGQRYYLFIDSVDTDNDGNFDPITASDSVPHVEPLDSIHLEWIDPWEAWAVKAYANEPGDEENFYMFKAFVNDTLVTDTLYEIFVTDDVFFNGEYINGLEAYFLNEEDTDERLYPNDTVTLKIYALTKPLYEFILRAQEEANYSAPLFSGPPSNVEHNLKGTNVFGFFMTASVKSAQAIWDTAAIRQSGYHY; the protein is encoded by the coding sequence ATGAAACAAATCATATTTCTAATCATAATCAGCACCTTATTTATTTTTTCATGTACAGAACGCATAGAGCTCGATTCTGAGCTGGGAGAAGATTTTCCGCCACATGCTGTAGTAGAGGGAATGATAAGTACAGATACCATGGCACATGTGATCAAACTAAGTTGGTCTAAGCCATTATACAACGACCAGGAACCGGAAAAAATAACAGGTGCAAACGTAAAAATAACTGGCAATAACCAGGAAATTATTTTGACCGAGGAGGCACCCGGCGAATACTATACACCTGAAAATTTTTATGCAGTAGAAGGCCAGCGTTACTATTTATTCATTGACAGTGTAGATACCGATAACGACGGAAATTTCGATCCCATTACTGCAAGCGATTCTGTACCACATGTAGAACCGCTCGACAGCATTCATTTGGAATGGATTGATCCATGGGAAGCCTGGGCAGTAAAGGCCTATGCCAACGAACCAGGCGATGAAGAAAACTTTTACATGTTCAAAGCATTTGTAAACGATACGCTCGTCACAGATACACTCTACGAAATTTTTGTAACAGACGATGTATTTTTCAATGGTGAGTACATTAATGGACTGGAGGCATATTTTTTAAACGAAGAAGATACTGATGAGCGTTTATATCCAAATGATACTGTTACACTGAAAATTTATGCGCTCACAAAACCGCTTTATGAGTTTATTCTAAGAGCGCAGGAAGAGGCCAACTATTCTGCACCGCTCTTTAGCGGACCACCGTCGAATGTAGAGCATAATTTGAAAGGAACGAATGTATTTGGATTTTTTATGACAGCATCAGTAAAGAGCGCACAAGCCATTTGGGATACCGCCGCAATAAGGCAATCCGGATACCATTACTAA
- a CDS encoding nucleotidyltransferase family protein has product MKKPTLIILAAGMGSRYGGLKQLDQMGPNGETIMDYSVYDALRAGFGKVVFVIRKDFEEAFKARFIHKISDKIATDYVFQELNDLPEGFKVPAGRTKPWGTNHAVWAARNAVNEPFAVINADDFYGADAFKVMAQYLERLESDSTEYSMVGYPVKNTLSEHGTVNRGVCKVDEKRHLINVTEREAIGWKNDKIISVKDGGEVPQDAQVSMNFWGFSQHYFKQSGEDFIRFLKAEGNELKSEFYIPATVTNLIEQQKATVKVLDTTAQWFGVTYKADKEVTIQRIQEMIAQNIYPKKLW; this is encoded by the coding sequence ATGAAGAAACCCACACTCATTATTCTGGCAGCCGGAATGGGCAGTCGCTACGGCGGATTAAAACAACTCGACCAAATGGGCCCCAATGGTGAAACCATTATGGATTATTCGGTTTACGATGCATTAAGAGCCGGTTTTGGAAAAGTGGTATTCGTTATCAGGAAAGATTTCGAAGAAGCATTTAAAGCACGATTCATTCACAAAATTTCAGATAAAATTGCCACAGACTATGTTTTTCAGGAACTCAACGATTTACCGGAAGGCTTTAAAGTACCGGCAGGCCGCACAAAGCCCTGGGGAACAAATCATGCCGTATGGGCAGCAAGAAACGCTGTAAATGAACCTTTTGCCGTAATTAATGCCGATGATTTTTATGGAGCCGATGCTTTTAAGGTGATGGCACAATACCTGGAAAGACTTGAAAGCGATAGCACCGAATACAGTATGGTAGGTTACCCTGTAAAAAACACACTATCGGAACATGGCACTGTAAATCGAGGCGTATGCAAAGTAGACGAAAAACGTCACCTCATAAATGTTACAGAACGTGAAGCCATTGGATGGAAAAATGACAAAATAATATCGGTTAAAGACGGCGGTGAAGTTCCACAGGATGCCCAGGTATCTATGAACTTCTGGGGATTCTCGCAGCACTATTTCAAACAATCCGGTGAGGATTTTATTCGTTTTCTTAAAGCTGAAGGAAACGAACTCAAATCGGAATTTTACATACCGGCCACCGTTACCAACCTCATTGAGCAGCAAAAAGCTACTGTTAAAGTACTTGATACCACAGCCCAATGGTTTGGAGTAACCTATAAAGCCGATAAAGAGGTCACCATACAACGCATACAGGAAATGATTGCACAAAATATTTATCCCAAAAAACTGTGGTAA
- a CDS encoding lysine exporter LysO family protein has product MRAPIYILLFFTLGLLLSWQGLLPGHLLKNDYSVYALYLLMFLVGISIGADSSAFKVIKQVKLKILLVPLATIAGTFLGMILIMPFLAKISFTDLQAIGAGYGYYSLSSIIIAEMRTETLAVIALIANVIREIITLILTPILAKKAGKLAPVNSAGATSMDTTLPVITRYVGKEYAIISVFHGTVLTILVPVIVSLFLEMA; this is encoded by the coding sequence ATGCGGGCCCCAATTTACATATTACTGTTTTTTACGCTGGGTCTACTATTGAGCTGGCAGGGGCTATTGCCCGGTCATTTATTAAAAAACGATTATTCGGTATACGCTTTATATTTACTCATGTTTTTGGTAGGTATAAGTATTGGGGCAGATTCCAGTGCATTTAAAGTCATTAAACAAGTTAAACTTAAAATATTATTGGTTCCCCTGGCAACCATAGCCGGCACTTTTCTGGGCATGATCCTCATCATGCCATTTTTAGCAAAAATTAGTTTTACAGACCTACAGGCCATAGGCGCAGGATATGGTTATTATAGTTTATCAAGCATCATTATAGCTGAAATGCGCACAGAAACCCTGGCCGTGATTGCCCTCATAGCAAATGTAATTCGGGAAATCATTACCCTCATTCTCACACCAATTTTAGCAAAAAAAGCAGGTAAACTTGCTCCTGTAAACTCTGCTGGGGCTACTTCTATGGATACCACCCTGCCTGTCATTACAAGATATGTGGGTAAAGAATATGCAATTATCTCTGTTTTTCATGGCACTGTGCTTACAATTCTGGTTCCTGTAATAGTTTCACTGTTTCTTGAAATGGCATAA
- a CDS encoding ATP-binding protein, with product MNKPITYFPAIAAVTIIAGAMAYWVVVNNNQKSAQNDKELLKRARTNYKSVINGINKSADLFYRQVVNQPEVLQIMEKAASVYGDNRDAYRGQLYQKLLPHYEDLKEIGFRQLHFHLPNGTSFLRFHRPSKFGDNLKPFRYSVKRTNETLEPTSGFEEGRIFNGYRFVFPLLKEEKHIGSVEVSSSFLQVSQDLENLEKSYSNVILKKSVIESKLFDDERKNYKVFDLQQSYVWDRNIIETTAGKADFEFLRSLIAQAPDKALKAINKNFASLTNINFEDQNFAFIVFPVPNIQGTHVASLLIAYPNSYTMQLKKELNVRLAILIFLYLLIMFAFIVIIRRDKRILKTTRQLQKSQLDLAEADEVKAKLFEIITHDMRNHFSAVNGFSDLLNRKFYGDQPQMDKLLNGLKDSIHLTNSLMNNLFVWSRIQIGKIDYKPELFEATKWVEKLIEKFATIMERKQVTLVNETHGPVYIYGDKDMIAYIINNVLHNAIKYSGKGSEIKINITDDTKKSVIVVQDQGRGMTQQKVEKILSKENWSGSKEGNDIGLGLLITRRLINYHEGAINIESEAGVGTNVTVTIPKK from the coding sequence ATGAATAAACCCATTACCTATTTTCCTGCTATTGCGGCAGTTACAATTATTGCAGGAGCAATGGCATATTGGGTGGTTGTTAACAACAATCAAAAGTCAGCACAAAACGACAAAGAGCTGTTAAAAAGGGCCCGTACTAACTATAAGTCAGTTATAAATGGGATTAATAAATCAGCCGATTTGTTTTACAGGCAGGTAGTGAACCAACCGGAGGTATTGCAAATAATGGAAAAGGCAGCCAGTGTTTATGGGGATAATCGTGATGCATACAGAGGACAATTGTACCAGAAATTATTACCTCATTATGAAGATTTAAAAGAAATTGGGTTTCGGCAGTTGCATTTTCATTTGCCTAATGGAACGAGTTTTCTCCGTTTTCACCGGCCCTCTAAATTTGGCGATAATTTAAAACCTTTTCGTTATTCTGTAAAAAGAACAAACGAAACGCTTGAGCCAACCTCAGGTTTTGAAGAGGGCAGGATTTTTAACGGTTACAGATTTGTATTTCCACTGCTGAAGGAAGAAAAACATATTGGTAGCGTTGAGGTGAGTTCTTCTTTTTTGCAGGTTAGTCAGGACCTTGAAAACCTGGAAAAATCCTATTCAAATGTAATATTGAAAAAGTCGGTTATAGAGAGCAAGCTTTTTGATGATGAAAGAAAGAATTATAAAGTTTTCGATCTGCAGCAAAGCTACGTTTGGGATAGAAATATTATTGAAACAACTGCCGGTAAAGCTGATTTTGAGTTTTTGCGCAGCCTCATAGCTCAGGCTCCGGATAAGGCTTTAAAGGCCATCAATAAAAATTTTGCAAGTCTGACCAATATTAACTTTGAAGATCAGAATTTTGCGTTTATTGTTTTCCCTGTGCCCAATATTCAGGGGACACATGTTGCCAGCTTGCTGATAGCATACCCAAATAGCTATACAATGCAATTGAAAAAGGAGCTTAATGTCAGGCTGGCCATTCTAATCTTTCTCTATTTGCTCATTATGTTTGCTTTTATAGTTATTATTAGGCGCGACAAACGCATTTTAAAAACTACCAGGCAGCTTCAGAAATCGCAGCTCGACCTCGCAGAGGCTGATGAGGTGAAGGCCAAACTTTTTGAAATTATTACACACGATATGCGTAACCATTTCAGTGCAGTGAATGGTTTTTCAGACCTGTTGAACCGCAAGTTTTACGGCGACCAACCTCAAATGGACAAGTTGCTTAATGGTCTTAAAGATTCTATCCATCTTACAAACAGTCTGATGAATAATTTATTTGTATGGTCGAGAATTCAAATAGGTAAAATCGATTATAAGCCCGAGCTATTTGAGGCTACCAAATGGGTAGAAAAACTTATAGAAAAGTTTGCCACTATAATGGAACGCAAGCAGGTGACGCTTGTAAATGAAACCCACGGCCCGGTTTATATTTATGGGGATAAAGATATGATAGCCTATATAATCAATAATGTTTTGCATAATGCCATTAAATACTCCGGAAAAGGATCTGAAATTAAGATAAACATTACCGATGATACTAAAAAAAGTGTGATTGTGGTACAGGATCAGGGAAGAGGAATGACACAACAGAAGGTTGAAAAAATTCTGAGTAAAGAGAACTGGAGTGGAAGCAAGGAGGGGAATGATATTGGCCTTGGGTTGCTTATTACCCGTCGTCTAATAAACTACCATGAAGGAGCAATAAACATAGAGAGCGAAGCCGGCGTTGGTACTAATGTCACTGTAACGATTCCCAAAAAATAG
- a CDS encoding phosphoenolpyruvate carboxykinase (ATP) — protein sequence MSTTFQNQLEEMLKRHQSVESNPERKSLIQQSLDRKEAITMKGGALATWTRPESTGRSPKDTYIVKHEATAATIDWTSPNNVPLDPQTFEMVFEDALETLNKGKVYVTDRVIGADSKYALPVKTVVNKSLSQVFVDNMFRDMPEDIEKSIFAERGFTLLALPDNKLNPERYKGRLREMPDGTTSNMCVAMDFDRRVGIVFGSAYMGSIKKLMFTVMNYYLPLEGILPLHCSANEGTDASSALLLGLSGTGKTTLSADPKRSLLGDDEHGWSEDGIANFENGCYAKMIDIKEENEPEIWKAVMHEDDPLNHGSIVENAMVYPDGTVDYFDDRYTPNSRASYPLKYLSNIKPASTSGHPKTILFLTADAYGVLPPVSQLNADQAMLWFLMGYTSKLAGTETGVTEPQATFSRFFGQPFMPGKPSVYAEQLGEKMKKYNTKVYLINTGWSGGKYGVGARIKLKYTRAMVDAALNGELEKTEYVKNDIFHVNVPKSVSNVPDEMLIPKNTWADKTDYDATAAKLAQKFSEHFDKAYGSHGLSDGIIKSCPGK from the coding sequence ATGAGTACAACTTTTCAAAACCAACTGGAGGAAATGCTGAAACGTCACCAGTCGGTTGAATCTAATCCGGAACGTAAATCTCTAATCCAGCAGTCTTTAGACCGGAAAGAAGCCATCACCATGAAAGGTGGGGCACTCGCAACCTGGACACGCCCGGAATCGACCGGAAGAAGCCCCAAAGACACCTACATTGTAAAACACGAAGCTACGGCCGCCACAATCGACTGGACCTCGCCCAATAATGTTCCACTCGACCCGCAAACGTTTGAAATGGTATTTGAGGATGCTTTAGAGACGCTGAACAAGGGTAAAGTTTATGTAACTGACCGTGTTATTGGAGCAGATTCGAAATATGCACTTCCCGTAAAAACTGTTGTCAACAAATCTCTTTCGCAAGTATTTGTAGACAATATGTTCCGCGATATGCCTGAAGATATCGAAAAAAGTATTTTTGCTGAACGCGGATTTACCCTTTTGGCACTTCCAGACAACAAACTAAACCCTGAACGTTATAAAGGACGTTTACGTGAAATGCCTGACGGTACTACATCAAACATGTGTGTAGCCATGGATTTCGACCGCAGAGTTGGTATTGTATTCGGTTCAGCTTACATGGGCAGCATCAAAAAACTCATGTTTACCGTAATGAACTACTATTTGCCACTCGAAGGTATTTTGCCACTGCACTGTAGTGCAAATGAAGGAACAGACGCTAGTTCCGCATTGTTGCTCGGGCTATCAGGAACAGGCAAAACAACCCTCTCGGCAGATCCCAAACGGTCATTACTTGGTGATGACGAACACGGATGGAGCGAAGATGGCATTGCAAACTTTGAAAATGGTTGTTATGCAAAAATGATCGATATCAAAGAAGAAAATGAGCCGGAAATCTGGAAAGCTGTTATGCACGAAGATGATCCGTTAAACCACGGTTCAATAGTAGAAAATGCGATGGTTTACCCCGATGGCACTGTAGACTATTTCGACGATCGCTACACCCCAAACAGCCGTGCATCTTACCCACTGAAATACTTGTCTAACATTAAACCGGCCTCTACCTCCGGCCACCCGAAAACAATTCTTTTCCTTACAGCCGATGCCTACGGAGTATTACCTCCTGTATCGCAACTCAATGCTGACCAGGCTATGCTTTGGTTCCTGATGGGATATACCAGCAAACTGGCCGGAACAGAAACCGGGGTTACTGAGCCACAAGCTACATTCAGCCGTTTCTTCGGACAACCATTTATGCCGGGTAAACCCAGTGTGTATGCTGAGCAGCTAGGCGAAAAAATGAAAAAATACAACACCAAAGTTTATCTGATCAATACCGGCTGGAGCGGTGGAAAATACGGTGTAGGAGCACGTATCAAACTTAAGTATACCCGTGCAATGGTAGATGCCGCACTTAATGGGGAACTGGAGAAAACCGAATATGTGAAAAACGATATATTCCACGTAAACGTGCCAAAGTCGGTATCTAATGTACCCGATGAAATGCTGATACCAAAAAATACATGGGCAGACAAGACCGACTATGACGCCACAGCAGCAAAACTTGCTCAAAAATTCTCTGAGCATTTTGACAAAGCCTATGGCTCACATGGTTTAAGTGACGGTATTATAAAATCCTGTCCCGGAAAATAA
- a CDS encoding LysO family transporter, which produces MVAVLVIMTAGALLGYFLRKQPKIVMINDKLIMLAVFGLLFLMGVAIGSNPTIIQKLPVLGAQALLIAVVGIAGSVVAGSVVYYFFFHKKY; this is translated from the coding sequence ATGGTTGCAGTATTAGTAATTATGACAGCTGGTGCCTTGCTGGGCTATTTTCTGCGCAAACAGCCAAAAATAGTGATGATTAATGACAAATTGATCATGCTTGCAGTTTTTGGACTGTTGTTTTTGATGGGTGTGGCCATAGGTAGTAATCCAACAATCATCCAAAAGCTACCAGTGCTTGGAGCCCAGGCCCTGCTTATTGCTGTAGTGGGAATTGCAGGTTCGGTAGTAGCTGGAAGTGTGGTATATTATTTCTTTTTTCATAAAAAATACTGA